The sequence AGAGATGGGCCGGCCCGGCGGCGCGCGGGCAGCaagcggcggcggtggcggcggcggcagccCAAGATGGCGGAGCTGCAGCTCGACCCGGCCAtggcggggctgggagggggcggCGGGAGCGGGCTGGGCGACGGGGGCGGCCCGGGCCGCGGGCCCCCCAGCCCTCGCCCCACTGGCCCCACGCCCCGCGGGCACGGCCGCCCGCCCCCCGCCGCTGCCGCGCAGCCGCTGGAGCCGGGTCCCGGGCCGCCGGAGCGGGCAGGGGGCGGTGGCGCGGCCCGCTGGGTCCGGCTGAACGTGGGCGGCACCTACTTCGTGACCACCAGGCAGACCCTAGGCCGGGAGCCCAAGTCTTTTCTCTGCCGCCTCTGCTGCCAGGAGGACCCGGAGCTGGACTCGGACAAGGTGCGCCCCGCCCTCGGGCGCGCCCCCGGCCTTCGGACCCCCTCGTTCCTCTCTGGCTGGTCCCCGGATTTCCTGCGACGCGCTTTTCTCCGGCGGGCACCTGGGGCCGGGACCCCCTCCTCCTCATCTTTCCCCGCCAGCCAGCCCTGGGGGCTTTTCTGCTCCAGCCCCAGACGCACGCAGACTTTCTCGTTGACCGCACCCTTCGTTCTCAGCGGCTGCTTCCCCGCACTGTGCCCACCCTCACCCGTGAGAGTCTGCTCCACACCCCATCTCCCCTTCGTTTCTGCACCTCATCCCAGCCCCTCAGGTCTGCATGAGTTTTCCCCCGACTTCCTCGTTTCCCTGGTTCCTCGTCAAGACCCTCAGCGCCTGTGGCAGACGCATCCAGAATTGGGTCAGGGCGAGCTAAGGCATCCAGGTAGCTTTCTGAGACTTCCCCGTGGACCCCTCTGCCCAGTTGGGTGAAAGCCTGAGTGTGATGATGGCTTCGACAGTTGCAGGAAGCGCTTGTCATAATCCCGCACTTCTTTCTTGTGGTCCTGCTCTCTGGGCTCGTATCTGGTAACTGTGACTGTTTTAGGTCTCGGTTTGAGCTCAGATACATTCTTAGGAAAGAGGTTGTTCTTTACCAATGCAAACCTAAGCTGACGGATTAAGACCAGGGAAAATGAAACCCAAAGAGTACCGTTGGGCAAAACGCAAGGCTGCTAACCAAAGAGTTGAGAGGTGACAAGACGCTTAACCCATTTTCAGTTTgagctgtttgattttttttaactttacacgTTCATCTTTTAGTTTCTGACCTAAAAGCATTGACTGTTGCCTGCATCGCCTGTATCCCATGTAGCACTTAGCTGTTCCTTTGCAACAGAGTTAGGGTTAAGTAAACATTGGTtagtttcatttattcatctgcTACCTCTCCTATAATCTCAGATTGAAAGCAAACTGTTCTGCCCTCACTTAAAAGAGTTTTCCAAAATCTTGCTTATTATAAAGGAACGATTTTATCTGTCCTGAATCTTTGTTGCAGTAGAAgccagtttcttcttcttctctttacTGTAAAGATGAGTAGGATTAAAAGTGCTCAGAGCCAAGTCCCGGCCATGCCAAGCTTCCTCTGGGCACAGATCTGGAGTGTGTGAGTTACAGCTGCCAACGCAGACTCCCACTGCCGTTGGCCCTCAGCTCAGGAGCACTGCCAAATAAACAGAGGTTTTCTTAGAATTAGGAATGTGATTCAGGGACAATAGAGAAGTCAGAATGTCTATCTCAAGCAGAAACTTAGATCACACAGCTATggcattttcttcctctgtttctttataaCAAATATCCCACAGGAAGAATGCTGGTAATTGTATCTACGCTTTAGGTTACccaaaaggctgagaagagaTTGGTAATCGTGTCTGAGTAAAGATTTTAGAAGTTCAAGTCAACGCCTAGATAATGAATATGACTATACATCTGCAACACCCTCCCAGAAATGATCTTGAAGTTCAAGACCCGTAAAGCTAGCCTTCTTGCCAGTAGTTAGTAATAAACATCTAATAGAACTTGCCCTCTCACTTATGAATTGTGACAGACAGGTGGAGACCCTGCCCTGACTTAATATGAAAGCTCCACAGTGATACCCTTGTGTTTGGTTGGCAGGACGAGACAGGGGCCTATCTGATTGACAGGGACCCTACCTACTTTGGTCCAATCCTAAACTACCTCCGCCACGGGAAGCTCATCATTACAAAGGAGTTGGCAGAAGAAGGTAAGGACACTGTGTGCTAGGCATCTTCAAAGTTCAGGTCAAATCTTTAAAACTATTTCATAGATTAGAATGTATTTTTCATaggttgttttgggtttttttttggtgaggGGAGGGCTATACtgtgtggcatttgggatcttggttccctgaccagggatcgaacctgtgccctctgtgttgggagcagagtcttagccattggaccaccaggaaagtcctgagaTTTGAATTTTGAGATTTTCAGCAGGCTCACGTGCACAGGAagcaaagcttttaaaaaataagtagggAGCGTCCAGTTACCTAGTCTAGTCTGAGAGGGTCTTAAAGGAGCCCCTTCGTTCTCGTCCTCCTTTGGGGGAAGGAAGATACATAGCTCAGCTTTGGAGGTAGAGTTTTTTCTGGACCTGCAAAATTCTCAGGACCTCTTTTTGCATTGAATTCTTACTAGCAGTGAATATCCACAGCCTGAAACGGCAAATCTCTGACATTTAGGTGTTTATTctttcaattttagtctgaactTGCAGccgttattaaaaaaaaaaaaaaaagaataatgaaggCTTGGCCTCATTTAAGACTGGTCTCATGCTTCCTTGATTTTTGCATCTGACCTAATTCACTCTCCAGCCCATTGTCAGGGGCATCATTGGTTGACTCATCCTTTTGGTTTGTAGGGCACTTGGACTATAAGTGGGTCTAGACGTCTTTCTAAAAGGCTATCTTCGTCTCACTGAGACATTCAGTTGAAGATGGGAGCCTGTCCCTTGATGCAGGGCACCCTGACCTGGGAGCATTCTCTCTGCATAAGAAAGCTGAAATGGCCGTGCTCGCTAATGAAACGGCTGAAGAACACTGCTGTTACAACCTGTCAAAAGAGGAATCAgtctccctttttatttttaatgctccccctttttttcccttaacattTCAAATGCATACAAAGTAACTGGAATAGTAAAATAAATTCCATGCACCCACCATCCACAGCAGTTACCAGTTCATGGGTAGTGTTGTTTCTTCAAAAGAAGAATCTTAAACATCTTTTCTAATGCcctaaaaaaatgattttaaagggCAGAAATAGTACAAGAACTCCCTTTATCCAGATTCACCAAAATCAACAGTTTTGGTTATATTTGcattatcattcattcattctctctcctcctcctcccccctccttcctctcccctttctACAGTTTTATTTCCGAACTTCTTGAGACTAGATTACAGACTTGACCCCTTAGTGCTTCGCGGTCTATTTCTCAAGAGcaagaacattttttcatgtaacCACCATATAGTTGTCAAATTCAGGACATTTAATATTGATAAACACTCTAACTATAGCTTACATTCTAATTTTGTCAAGTGTTTCAGCAGAAGTCTTTATAGAAACTTTTTTCTTCTGGTCCAGGGTCACACATCCCATTTAGTTGTCCTGTCCCAGGCCTTTAATTTTGTTAAGcatgggattctttttttttttttttttttaacatgccaCACAGGttgcagtatcttagttccctgaccagagattgaacctgggccctcggccatgaaagcactgaatcctaatgactagactgccagggaagtcctgtgcatgggattctttCATTGACTGCTTTTTACATTGTTCAAATAACATGCATCTTGTTAAATTTGgtccacataatttttttttccttttttaaacattttatttattttaaattgaaggataattgctttactggTCCACATAAATTTACActtacacagagagagagagacattggTCACTTTTAGGACAAACTGGGTAGAAACTGCAAGCTCAAGAGTTATCCAACGGGACTAGCTCCAGGAACTGAGTGCCATATGGTCAAGGTGTCCTGCAGCTGATGAGCAGGAGCAGGAAGAGCCAGGGAAGGTGGCAGGTGGGAAACCACAGGGGTGAAACAGTAAACGGAGCAGACTCTCGTGCCTGCCTCGCTGACGTTGGGGAAAAGGTCACAGATACCCAGCAAACAGCAAAGAAGCGTTTAAAAGGCTGCAGAAGGGAGACTAGACTTGCATGTGAAAGATGCAGTTCTTAGCAAGCACGTGTTCTCCAACCTCTTCTGCTGTTTTCTGGAGAGTTCACACACGTCTAACCACAGGTCGGCCTTCCTTCTAGGCGTGCTGGAGGAAGCGGAGTTTTACAACATCGCATCTCTCGTGCGACTGGTTAAGGAAAGAATACGGGACAACGAGAACAGAACTTCACAGGTAATGGGTTTGAACTCTTAAGGGGAAAATATCCCACGTGTCAGTCTTTGTCCCCATGTCTGAGGTGATCAGAAACGGACAATGTACCGTTTGAGAACCTTGCGTCTCCCCTGTGAGCCGGAGGTCTCCATGTGGCATACGGTCCATCTGCCAGGCAGGCAGCACATATTCCACCAGACTTGTTCAGAACAGGGAAACAGAGGAGAAATCACAAAGAGAACAAAACAGGCCCATGTCCCCTTAGAAGAACGGGAAATAGTGGCTGCTCGCCATATGGCAGTGGGAGGAGTCGCCGAACTTGAGGTTCAAAGCCTGTTCTCTCCAGCAGAGCATCTGCCTCCCTCCATGTCCACATGGGGGCCAAGCGAGGTCTTGCTTCTACCTGTTTACCTGTTGGCTTCTATATGAGGACCAGCCTTCAGCCTGTGACCATGTCACAGCCAGCTGCTAACAGACACTTGCATGGCATAGACTTCGCACATGGCTTGTGAATCACGCTTCTAAGAAAATAATACCAAGCTTCTCTTTCTTTTAGGAAGTCCGGATTTTCTTAGATATGGTGACAAAAATCCACCCGAATTTGCTGTGTAGTTTGAGCAGGGAAGGCAGTGAGACACACTTAGCTCATTTCATGTCACATCACCCATCGTCAGTCTTAAGCAAGTGGCCACAATAACTTCTGTTAGGCCCTGGGGACCCTGACTGATGGGGAGGTCCATGCCCTCAAGAAGTTTAAAGTCTAGCAGGAAAAACAGGCAGGTAATTTGAGAGGGTTTGACTGCACCAATGGGACAGAGTCCGACTCCAGGCTGACTTCTCTCCTGCCCCATCAGGTACTGGTAATGGTCGCTTTCTTGAGAGCTAATTTGTCGCAATACAGAATTTCAAAAGCAGAAACTTGTTCCTCGCATGTTCTGTGTTAGACTTCATGTATCACGTTTTTTTCTGGCTCTGAATGGAGTTATCTGGATGACCACCTAGCCCCTTTGATGAAGAATGGACTCTGTTCTGTATTTTATCTCAGCACTTTGCGAAGGTGGAAAGGAGGCTTACTCATTTAGTTCTTCTCCATCTGGTCCGTGGctgaaaggcttttttttttttttttggtgcggAAACCTGGGATGAAAGGCTCCTTTTTAATGTTCAATGTTTTAATGTTCAAAGATGAACTCATAGTTGGTTTGCAGGTTACCATGTAAAATATGATCTAGCATCACCAATTTTTTTGCCATCTCCTGGTATATTTACGTGACTTCTTTCACTATTACAGATACGTAATAGCTTAGACGTTCTGCGAATCTCGTCCATCCTCAGTTTTTCAcattaaacaaaaaaacaaacctttgaTTCAAACCATGGCACCTGAACACTCTGAATTCTTCACCGTCAGTGAATTCCTTGAGAATGTTGTGAGGTTTTTATTTGATGACAGTAATTAAGTTAATTAGTTTTTTCGATTTTGAGGCTCATGGGTTTATACCTAGCTGGAAGCTTTTTTATTCTAGGAATGTCAAGACCCTTTTGATGTTAATTGATCtttccacctgtcccctttaTTTAGCGGGACTCTGGGTGGGCAGTGGATTTGATGTCGTTCACAGATGTCCTCTTTTACGTTTGTCCCACATCACCTTAAGGCAGGCGGAGTGTGGATTTCCGTGGCTGTCTCCTCAAACTCGGCGTCTCCTTCACCTTGCCTGTGTTGAAAGGAGACACACCTGGCAGACAGTCAGGTAAAGCCCAGGGTGTGGAGGACCTCCCCCACTTTTCCAGTGACCTCACTTCACTTCCAGTGGTTGCCACCATCCTGTTACTTTGCCATCCCCGGTAGCGTTTTTTGCTGTGAGATGGGTCTTGGTGCATTTGAGAGTGGCGATGGTTTACTTGGGAAGAGGAGAGTAAAGAGGAGGCGGTACAGTTATCTTGAACAACTGGGACTTTGACAGCTGCAGCCACTGTCGGGTCTTTGCGATGCCCTGCATCTTACAGTGTAAAACGCCTGGTTGTTCCCGACCTGTGTGGCTAGGGTAATTGAAATTGTCAGCAGATCTGTCCTATATTTTATGTGGAAGGCGTTTTCTTTTTCTTCGCCCTAGCACAGTATTGAATGGAACCTCGTTCAGAAGGACACAGTGTATGAGAAAGACTGTGCAGCGCTGTCAGGCAGACGTGGGCTCCTAGCCCAGCTCTCCCTCCAGTCCACCTCCTCGCCACACTGCTTGGGCAAGATATTGTGCCCTGAGCACCAGTGTCCTCCATGTACAAGGAAGCTGACACCTGCCTTCCAGGACTGCAGTGAAGACTGGAAGAGAAGGGTGCAGCACTTGGGGCCTGTAGCCCGTGGTACTTAGTAACTGTTTTTATTCATCCAGTATTTCCCAAATGGTTCTAATTTTCTAGACAGCTGAAGCCAACTcgtcctttttaaaaataggctaAGTTTTCATCATTCTTAAGAAGATGGTCCAGATTTTCTTAAAGTCCGATAGAAGGTAACTGACCCCTCTCTCCATGACCAGGCGTCATTGTTCTGAACCTGGGCTGCTATTTGGTTCTCTCACCCTCTCGGATGGGCAGTAAGTGTGCAGCTTTGGACCCAACACCCATGGTCCCTGACTGCTAAATACCGAGTCCTGTGCGCCTGGAATTGTCCTATGAATAGGAACACATCTGGCGAGCCTGCTTCCCTGCAGCCACCTGAGCCGTCTCACACCCGGCTTCTCGATCCCTGTGGGCCAGGTCACAAGTGTCGATGTAGGTCAAGTGTGGGGGCCTTCGTGCTGCAGCTCTGGGGCGTCCATCTCAGTTGCTCAGCCTTTTGGCTTCCCAATCTAGCTCATGTTCTAGAGAGTTGAGTCTGGCCAGCACATCTCATCTTTGACACCCTCCAGATAACCAACAGTTTGGTTCTGTCCTAACACTGACCACTCAGAGTCAGTGTCAGACTCCCCAGGGCTCGGATGCTAGTTGGGATCTGGGTTCCCACAGTGCCTCCTTCATGTTCAGTAATTCACTAGAATAATTGGTGCAACTCTGGAAATGCTATACTTACTATAGTTTATTATAGAGGATATAAATGAAGAGCCAGATACAGAGATTCATGGGGTGAAGGCCTAGAGGGTCCTCTGTCCCCATGTAGTCCCCAGCATCCATTACCCCCCCAAGCACAGGGATGTGTTTGCCAACTTGAAGCTCCCTGAACCCCATTACTTAGGGGTTCTTCAGGATGCTTCATTCAGTAGGAAAGGTTGTCTGTATCATTGACCTTTGGTGATTGAACTCACTCTCTggtctctcctccttcccccatggTCAGGGAGTGGGGCCAAAAGTTCTAACCCTCTAACCCCCTGGGTCTTCTGGTGACGAGCTTATTAGCATACAGAAGACACTGCTGCGACTCAGGAGTTGACATAGTTTTTCGGAGGCCTGTGCCAGGAACCATACGCTTGTCTGTCACAGGAATGTTACCGTGTAACACTGAAACACTTTGAGGTAGCTTCAGCAGAGGGTAAAATAGCTTGAACATTTGTTCACTGTAGGtaaactagcttgaacatttgTACACTGTAGAGTCCCTGTTTAATGTATTGTTTCCATATAAGGTATCATTCTCAGTAAATGAAGATACGGTCTACATTTTCAGCATGTGTGTTAGCTATAAAGACTGAAGAGGAAAATGTGACCTTTTTGTCATGAGTAATTTTACCCGGTTTTCTCCTTTGGGAAATAGATGAAGTCATAAGTTTATCAGCATGGTCGCTCACATAATTCATCCTTCTGAAGTTCAAGatgcttctgttttattcatGTTCTTGGAccctatattttctttctttctttccgtGGATAAGTTTTTATTGAGAAACCACAGTGCAACTTGAAAGGGGGTAGTGGGTGACTGCCAAGAAAAAAATTGCAAGCACACTCCTTTCCAGTCTTTATTCTTGTGAAGAGCTTCACCAAGGCAGCTGCAAACTGTCGTGTCCTTGAAACTGTCGCCCAGAGCCTGTGTGTGGTTGTCACAGGGCCCCGTGAAGCACGTGTACCGAGTCCTGCAGTGCCAAGAGGAGGAGCTCACGCAGATGGTCTCCACTATGTCCGATGGTTGGAAATTCGAACAGGTAAagtttcttggggcttccctggtggctcagtagtcaagaatccacctaccaatgcaggagacgcagatccgatccctgggtcgggaagatcccctggagaagagcatggcaacccactccaggattcttacctggagagtcccgtggacagaggagctggtgggctacagtccgttggggtcgcagggagtcagaCGCGCCCTGGCAGCTAAACAGCGTGTCATGAGGTGCATCTCAGCCTGGGAGCCCACTCGGTCACCACCTGTAGCCAGTCAGTCCCCCTAGGAGTCCGCTAGGGCCAGGGGAAAGAGGCCTTCCATGTGCAGTCTGCATGGCAGCGTGCGATGAGCTGGGTGATACTGAGAACAGTGTCCTGTCTCCAGGCTTTATATCCAGAACTTCCTGTGATTCTGCCCAGAGGGAGCCAGCCAGCTTCTTTAGGCTTGAAAGTGCCTCTTTGGGTTTTTCTCCTTCAGGGATCCCTTTCAAAAGTGCTTTGCTGACACATTCTAGAATAAGTAGCTTGAAGAAGACGAGGGTTCAGCGGTGACCCTCCCTGTTCACGCGACGTGGTGAGCAGGCATGGCATGACGGGCTCAGACGAGCTGGAGCCTGGTGAGGTCCTTCCCTGTCAGCCTGTGGGTTTCTGTTCTTTAGCTTTGTGCTCACGAACACAGCATCGAAACCATCTGAGAACCAggattttactgttttcttccaTTAGATGGCAGAGTTGTTCATCTGTTGTCTTCAAAACACACAGGGAAGCTGAGCATGAGTTGAACGACAGTATTATAAAGTCAATGAATCATGCGTGTTTCTATGTAGAGTTTAAGAGGTCAGCTGAACTGTCACCATATGCTTACCTTAAATGAAAGTTACTGGGTGAACAGTATTACATTATACACCAAACACAGGCATCTCTGTCTTCAGCACCAATACTGGGTGACTCCTCACAGTTATCTTCCATGGCAGAATCAATTCTTTGTATCCTTCGTTCTTGTTCAGCTGTGGGTTGCAAAATGTCATACTTCCACTCCAGAAGTATTTTTTCCctggtataaaattttaaagacaaagttgtttgtttgtttgcttgtttttttaagaattagtgggtttttttttttgtttggttggatGGTTGATTTTgtggctgtgctgcatggcttagttccccagccagggatggaagccaggccACAGCAGGAAACCCTTGCTGGTGATGCTCTGGTGAATAACTGGGATCCAGGTGTCCCCTGGGGCCTTGATAGTCCCAGCGAGTTCTTCGTTCTTTGAGAAGCAAAACAACAAAGCTCAGTCAGGAGGAGGGTTTGATTCATGTGGCCCTTAATTATTTTAAGATCTCTGTCCAAGTGTTGACCTGTCTTGTTTGGTCAGCTCATCAGCATCGGATCTTCCTATAACTACGGGAACGAGGATCAGGCAGAGTTCCTCTGTGTTGTCTCCAGAGAACTAAACAATTCTACCAATGGCATTGTCATCGAGCCCAGTGAGAAGGCCAAGGTGAGTCGCTCTGCACAACATTCGTCCTGACTCTGCTCCCGGCCCCTGCTCACCCCTGCCTGAACTGCTGCTCACCAGATCATCCCTTTCCTTCTCAAGCCAGCTTTGCATTTCCATTTCGTTTTGGCCTTTTGACTGTTGTCATTTAAACCAGGATTTTTGAAGCAGTGACATAGGCTTTTAGTTTAGGACACATGAACTAAAGTAGGGTAGTCTTTCCCAGGCTCTGTCAAATCAGTGAAAAAGAAAGCTAATGGCCACTGATTCCTGTAAGGTGAGAATTTTGAAACTCAGAGTTAGAAGGATTCTGCTTTTATACTTTGAAACTGTTCTCTCTCTCAAGAGAAAAGGTGTTTGGTTACCTCTGTGACACCCCCCGCACCCCAACGC comes from Muntiacus reevesi chromosome 18, mMunRee1.1, whole genome shotgun sequence and encodes:
- the KCTD2 gene encoding BTB/POZ domain-containing protein KCTD2, whose product is MAELQLDPAMAGLGGGGGSGLGDGGGPGRGPPSPRPTGPTPRGHGRPPPAAAAQPLEPGPGPPERAGGGGAARWVRLNVGGTYFVTTRQTLGREPKSFLCRLCCQEDPELDSDKDETGAYLIDRDPTYFGPILNYLRHGKLIITKELAEEGVLEEAEFYNIASLVRLVKERIRDNENRTSQGPVKHVYRVLQCQEEELTQMVSTMSDGWKFEQLISIGSSYNYGNEDQAEFLCVVSRELNNSTNGIVIEPSEKAKILQERGSRM